A stretch of [Clostridium] scindens DNA encodes these proteins:
- the asrB gene encoding anaerobic sulfite reductase subunit AsrB: MIKNEYVPFLSEITEVIRHTDIEYTFRMTYDGDVKPGQFFEVSIPKYGEAPISVSGIGDGTVDLTIRRVGKVTDEVFERYVGDKLFLRGPYGNGFDIELYKGKELVIIAGGTGLSPVRGVADYFASNPDMCRSLTLIVGFKSPKDMLFHEDLKRWKEKINLILTVDAANGVTEEDGLAIREGLVTEYIPGLHFENIADAAAIVVGPPAMMRFSVMGLKKIGFADENIWISQERKMCCGLGKCGHCKIGDVYVCLDGPVFNYTKGRTLLD, encoded by the coding sequence ATGATAAAGAATGAATATGTACCGTTCCTGTCCGAGATTACGGAAGTTATCCGCCATACAGACATTGAATATACATTCCGCATGACTTACGATGGCGACGTAAAGCCGGGGCAGTTTTTTGAAGTGTCCATTCCGAAGTATGGCGAGGCTCCGATCTCCGTAAGCGGGATCGGGGACGGGACTGTGGATCTGACGATCCGCAGGGTAGGAAAAGTGACCGATGAAGTGTTCGAACGCTATGTGGGGGATAAGCTTTTCCTGCGCGGCCCTTATGGTAATGGATTTGACATAGAACTTTATAAAGGCAAGGAACTCGTCATCATAGCCGGAGGAACCGGCTTGTCCCCAGTGCGCGGCGTGGCAGACTACTTTGCGTCCAATCCGGATATGTGCAGAAGCCTCACGCTGATCGTGGGATTCAAGTCTCCCAAAGACATGCTGTTCCATGAGGATCTGAAGCGTTGGAAGGAAAAGATCAACCTGATTTTGACGGTGGATGCGGCAAATGGCGTGACGGAAGAAGATGGCCTTGCGATCCGCGAGGGACTGGTTACGGAATACATCCCGGGCCTCCATTTTGAGAATATAGCGGATGCGGCGGCAATCGTAGTAGGACCTCCGGCAATGATGCGGTTTTCTGTGATGGGACTTAAGAAGATCGGGTTTGCGGATGAAAATATCTGGATTTCACAAGAGCGTAAGATGTGCTGCGGCCTGGGAAAATGCGGCCACTGCAAGATCGGCGACGTATATGTATGCCTGGACGGCCCGGTATTTAACTATACCAAAGGCCGCACGCTGCTGGATTAG
- the asrA gene encoding anaerobic sulfite reductase subunit AsrA has protein sequence MGFLMNRQNFDSVMEVWKKDYMIFAPRLYEGGGCFSDTDCIRYGEVESVDEIVFDKKSQYSFKEALLPACQTLFYFTEEAVKEADAPKKGAIIFLRSCDLHAVKRLDDMYLENGPEDFYYKRVRDKIRFVLIGCKASFENCFCVDMGTNKSDNYDLGIDVREDMLFIDCKKEEWEVLFKEAADKEKDVEVPFVSENQTHVHIPENLSIDVAKSSMWEEYNGRCINCGRCNFVCPTCTCFTMQDLFYTENGRVGERRRVWASCMVDGYTDVAGGGSYRKKNGERMRFKVLHKVLDYKQRNGYHMCVGCGRCDDVCPEYISFSNCINKLEQAMKEVSES, from the coding sequence ATGGGTTTTCTTATGAACCGGCAGAACTTTGATTCTGTCATGGAAGTCTGGAAAAAAGATTATATGATCTTTGCTCCCAGACTGTATGAAGGAGGAGGCTGCTTTTCCGATACGGACTGTATACGGTATGGGGAAGTCGAATCTGTAGACGAGATTGTCTTTGACAAAAAGTCTCAGTATTCTTTTAAGGAAGCATTGCTTCCGGCCTGCCAGACGCTGTTTTATTTTACGGAAGAGGCGGTCAAGGAGGCGGACGCGCCAAAGAAAGGAGCGATCATCTTCCTTAGAAGCTGCGATCTGCATGCGGTGAAGCGTCTGGATGACATGTATCTTGAAAATGGCCCGGAAGACTTTTACTACAAGAGAGTCCGGGATAAGATCCGCTTTGTCCTTATAGGATGTAAGGCATCCTTTGAAAATTGCTTCTGCGTGGATATGGGGACAAACAAATCTGACAACTATGACCTGGGAATTGATGTCAGGGAAGACATGCTTTTTATAGACTGCAAGAAGGAAGAATGGGAAGTTCTATTTAAGGAGGCTGCTGATAAGGAAAAAGATGTGGAAGTGCCATTCGTATCTGAGAATCAGACGCATGTACATATTCCGGAGAATTTGAGCATTGACGTGGCTAAGAGCAGCATGTGGGAAGAGTATAATGGCCGCTGTATCAACTGCGGCCGCTGCAACTTCGTCTGTCCGACATGTACCTGCTTCACGATGCAGGACCTGTTCTATACCGAGAACGGACGGGTAGGCGAGCGCCGACGTGTATGGGCCTCCTGCATGGTAGACGGCTATACGGATGTAGCAGGCGGCGGAAGCTACCGTAAGAAGAATGGAGAGCGGATGCGGTTCAAAGTACTGCACAAAGTGCTGGATTATAAGCAGAGAAATGGCTATCATATGTGCGTCGGATGCGGCCGCTGCGACGACGTATGTCCGGAGTATATATCTTTCTCCAACTGTATCAATAAATTGGAGCAGGCGATGAAGGAGGTGTCAGAATCATGA
- the asrC gene encoding sulfite reductase subunit C has protein sequence MDINTKKLKKNAFRVTKVRGITASRVRVPGGHLKAEYLGKIQEIAEEYGNGTVHITSRQGFEILGIPFEKMPEVNEKLQTLIDGLDINQDEPGCGYPASGTRNVTACVGNRVCPYACYDTTAFAQRIEKAIFPNDLHFKIALTGCPNDCAKVRMHDFGIMGMTEPQFEPERCVNCGACVRYCTRKSVGALKTVNFRPQRNEEKCIGCGECVLNCPDMAWTRSREKYYRLTLLGRTGKKNPRMGEDFIKWADEDSIIKIILNTYKYVEKYIDPNAPGGKEHIGYIVDRTGVEEFLKWALDGVKLPEKAEVYTPLYWKGVKY, from the coding sequence ATGGATATCAATACAAAGAAATTAAAGAAAAATGCGTTCCGTGTCACAAAGGTCCGGGGAATCACCGCTTCCCGCGTCCGCGTGCCGGGAGGGCATCTGAAGGCGGAATATCTGGGGAAGATTCAGGAGATTGCCGAAGAATATGGAAATGGAACCGTACATATTACCAGCCGCCAGGGGTTCGAGATTCTGGGGATTCCTTTTGAGAAGATGCCGGAAGTAAACGAAAAACTTCAGACATTAATTGACGGGCTGGATATCAACCAGGATGAGCCGGGATGCGGATATCCGGCATCTGGGACACGTAACGTGACAGCCTGCGTGGGCAACCGGGTATGCCCTTATGCGTGCTACGATACGACCGCATTTGCGCAGCGCATTGAGAAGGCGATATTCCCCAATGACCTGCATTTTAAGATCGCGCTTACCGGATGCCCCAATGACTGCGCCAAGGTGCGCATGCATGACTTTGGCATCATGGGTATGACGGAGCCCCAGTTTGAGCCGGAACGTTGCGTAAACTGCGGCGCCTGTGTCAGATATTGTACGAGAAAGTCGGTAGGAGCCTTAAAGACTGTGAACTTCCGTCCCCAGAGAAACGAGGAGAAGTGTATCGGCTGCGGCGAGTGCGTATTGAATTGCCCGGATATGGCATGGACCAGAAGCAGGGAAAAGTATTACCGCCTGACGCTCCTGGGCCGCACGGGCAAGAAGAATCCGAGGATGGGCGAGGACTTTATCAAATGGGCGGATGAGGACAGCATCATTAAGATCATCCTGAATACATACAAGTATGTAGAAAAATATATTGATCCCAATGCTCCGGGCGGAAAGGAACATATCGGATATATCGTGGACCGGACTGGCGTGGAAGAATTCCTGAAATGGGCGCTTGACGGCGTAAAACTTCCGGAAAAGGCAGAAGTGTATACGCCGCTGTACTGGAAAGGCGTCAAATATTAG
- a CDS encoding formate/nitrite transporter family protein, producing MYMEEFMAAANAAKAKSTLLKENGAGYMASAMLAGAYIGFGILLIFTIGGLLNGQPYAKIVMGLSFGIALSLVVIAGAELFTGNNLVMAAGIFKGTVTAGQAAKLWIVCYIGNWIGSIILAALFYFGGFATGDVGAFIANAAAAKMSVPLAALFIRGMLCNILVCLATWCGFRSKSDSGKLIMVFWCLFAFITTGFEHSVANMTLLTIALFAPGTAAISITGYFYNIIVVTLGNMAGGILCVALPYYLISRKDK from the coding sequence ATGTACATGGAAGAATTTATGGCAGCGGCCAATGCTGCAAAGGCAAAGTCCACATTGCTTAAGGAAAATGGAGCAGGCTACATGGCTTCGGCCATGCTGGCAGGCGCGTACATCGGATTTGGCATCCTGCTGATCTTTACCATCGGAGGCCTGCTGAATGGCCAGCCCTATGCAAAGATCGTGATGGGACTGTCATTTGGCATTGCCTTAAGCCTGGTGGTAATTGCGGGGGCGGAACTATTTACCGGAAATAACCTGGTTATGGCGGCCGGCATTTTCAAAGGCACGGTGACGGCCGGACAGGCGGCAAAACTATGGATCGTCTGCTACATCGGCAACTGGATTGGCTCGATTATCCTGGCGGCGCTGTTTTACTTCGGCGGGTTCGCAACGGGAGATGTCGGAGCGTTTATCGCGAATGCGGCGGCCGCGAAGATGAGCGTGCCTTTGGCTGCGCTGTTCATCAGAGGGATGCTGTGCAACATTCTGGTCTGTCTTGCGACCTGGTGCGGTTTTCGGAGCAAGTCTGACAGCGGCAAGCTGATCATGGTGTTCTGGTGCCTGTTCGCATTTATTACTACGGGGTTCGAGCATAGCGTTGCGAATATGACGCTGCTTACAATCGCCTTGTTTGCCCCGGGAACGGCAGCAATCAGCATAACGGGATATTTCTATAACATTATCGTGGTTACTTTGGGAAATATGGCTGGGGGAATCCTCTGCGTGGCTTTGCCATACTATCTCATTTCCAGGAAAGATAAATAA